Part of the Bifidobacterium sp. ESL0775 genome is shown below.
GCCCGGCCAAAAGCAGAGGTAACACCACCAACGGCAAAAGAACGACTCATTACACGCAACTTGCCCGACCGCCAATAGGCTTTGCCGCACCGTCAAGCACGGGTCACCATGTCTGCTCGCCGAAACACCCCAAGGCGACACTTTCCGCAGGCTAACGCAACGGCTGCGTAGAGGTGTTGAGACTTATGTGTTTGTTGCCCCTGACACATATCCTTGGGGATATTGGCGGGACCCTAATGACGGGGTCAGGAAGAGACAAGGAACAGGGAGAAAAAAGATGGTTTGCCCTCACTGTGGAGCGACGATATCCGAAAATGCCAGATTCTGCCCGCATTGCGGCCAGGGCACGGTCCCTGGAGGCGCGCAAACGCAGCAAAGCCCCAATGGGCAGGTAGGAAACGCGGCCACGGGGGCGCCGATGCCGACCACGTCAAGGTCCCCTCTCCCGTTGCCCAACGGACAGACCCCGACACCATCCCCTGCCTCTGGGGCTCCTGCACCCGGCACGGCAATCCCCATGCCGCAGGCCCAGAACCCACAGCCAGCGCCTTTCCAGCAGCCGACCGGCGCGATTCCCCAATTCGGCGCAATACCCAGCACGACCGGCAACGTGCCGACCGGCGCCATACCGACCGGGACGATGCCGACGGGAGCGATGCAAACAGGAACGATGCAAACCGGAGCAGCGCCAACCGGTACGGTTCCTCCAGGGACAACCGCCGCAGGAAACATGCCAGCGGGAGCCGCGCCGAATGGCGGTCAACCCTCGCAAACGCAACGACTGTACAAGGAGATCGTCACGCCAAGCAGCCTCAAGGCGATGGGCTCATCCCTCGGCTTCGGCCTGGGCGCGGCCCTGGTGCTCGCCCTGGCCAACGCGGGCGTGCTCGCGGCCGTGAGCCAAGGCGCGATGTCGTCGATGATGAACAACCTCGGCGACTTCTCGGAGCTTCTTGACGTCAAGTCCAGCAATTTCTTCCATACCGTCATCACGATGCTCGTGGCCGGCGTCGCGGGATCGTTCTCCCTGAAGGCTTCGGCGCTGGGGGTCTCCACCGACGACCTGGGCGCCAAGATCTCGATGTGGCTGCCGATGAGCCTTTCCGGCGTGGCGCTGTTGATCGGGGCGGCGTTCGGCGCCTACTTCATCGCGCATCGCGTCGGCATCCGTTTCAAATTCACCGGCATCGCGAGCGCCGGCGTCGTCGGGCTCGCCACGGGATTGGTGTACATAGCGCTCGGGGCCCTCTTCCCCATGAGCTCCTCGGCCTCCATGGGCATCGCGAAAGGCGAGGCGGCGCTCAACGGCGCCACGGTGCGCACGTTCATCATGGCCTTCGTCATCTCCGCCTTCGGCTCGCTGCTCGGCTATGCCTTGGCGCAATACGCCTCGGACAGCACCAACGTGTTCCGCGCCGCCTGGCGCTGGGGGCACCGCCTGCGCGGGCCGGCACGCACCTTCGTGGAGGCGTTCTCCATCTATGCCATCGCCTACACCATCATCGGCCTGATCGCGCTCGTGGTCGTCTCCATCTACGTCAAAACGCCCGTGGCCATATTGCTGGTCCCCGTCGTCATGCCGTATCTGCAATTCATCCTGCTTGACTTCTCGTCGTTCGGGGGCATCGCCACCAGTGGAAGCGACAACGCGGTCTCGATCACGTTCGGCTCCCTGTTCTCGGCCAAGCCGTGGGTGTTCATCCTCGCGGCCGTCATCTTCATCCTCATCACGTTCTATATCGCGTTGCGGGCCTCGGCGCGCGCCTCGCAAGACAAATTCTACGCCAAATGGGAGCACACGTGGAAGGCGCCGGTGGGCATGTTCGCGCTTTGGCTGCTGGTCACCTTCGTGCTGGCCAACATGGGCATGTCGGCGAGTTCCGACTCCGGATCGTTGGCCATCGTCTCGTGGTTCCCCTTGGTGGCCGCGGCCTGGGCCTTCGTCATCGAGGCCGTCGCCATGACCTTCGGGCCGGCGCTGCTGGTCTCCATGCCCGGTCTCTGGCAATTCGTGCGCGGCGGCTGCGTGGAGGCAACGCCGCAGAGCATCAACGCCTATGTGGACGCTTGCGGCGCGCGGTTCAAGCACCTTGGCGAGGACGAAACCGACGGTACTGCGGCGGCGCCGAATCCCGTTTCGAGCAATATGGCGGCCACCGCAAGCGAGAGCATGGTGTCCGGCACCTCAACGTCAGCGGTGCCCATGCCGGGCCAAACCGCGCCAGGCGCCGTCCAGCCCTTCCCCGAACCCAACCAAGCCGGCGGAAACGCACAGGCCTTTGCAACCGGGCCAATTCCCAACGGACCTGCATACTACCCGTCAGAGAACCTGTCCGCCGCGACTTCCGCAGCCCCCGGCAATGCCGTGAGCCTTGAAGACTTCAGCGTCGCCCCGCCCGTCGCCACCGGCGCGGGCACCGACACGAAAGCCATGGACGCCAAACAAAAACGCATCGTCATCATCTGCGCGGCCATCGTCGGCGCGTGCGTCCTCCTCGGCATCGCCTACAGCGTGCTCAGCTCGACCATTTTCAGCCCCAAAACGGTGGTCAACCAATACACCAGCGCCATCGCCGCCGGCGATTTCGACAGGGCCAACACCATCGCCGACCCGCAAACCAATGGTGCGAAGGCCAAACTGCTGACCAACAAAGCCGCCAAGCACGGCTCGACCATTTCCAACGCGCGCGTCACCTCCACCAAGAGGAACTCCGACGGTTCGACGTCGGTCGGCATCGCCTACACCCTTTCCGGCAAAACCCATAACGAGACGTTGACCGTGGTCTCGAAGAGCCGGAAGATGCTCATTTTCGACAACTGGGCCATCACCACCCCGCTGGTCACCAACCTGCGGATCGCAGCGCCCGACGCCGTCGGATCGCTCAACATCAATGGCATCAGTGTCTCCGGCGAGAACTCCAGCGGCAACGGCGGAGCCAGCAAGAACTCCGGGAAAACCTACGATTTCAAGGCCTACCCCGGCATCTACACCGTCAAAGCGGCGGCTTCCGACTACATGACCAGCAACACGCTGACGTTGCAACCGGATTCGCTGGACAGCAATTCCGACAATTCGGGCGCCGATGCCGTCATCAACGTCAAGCCGACGGACAAGCTCGAGGACGCCGTCAACGAGGCCGTCAAGAGGAAGATCGACGATTGCGCCTCGTCCACGGACGCCGACCCGGACGGCTGCCCCTTCGGGGAATCGTATTACGAATCGAACAGCAGCTATTCGGACTTCTCATGGAGCGTGAACTCCTATCCAAAGGTCGACGACGTCAACATGGAAAACTCGTCGTTCTCCACCGAATCGAACGAGGGGGAAATGAAGCTTTATTACAAGTACCGTTTCTTCGACGACGATGACTGGGAATCGGAGAACACCAACTGCGAGATCAGCGAGATCACCGGCACCTTCACCATCACCAACAACAAGGTGAAGGTGAGCTTCGACGATGACGACTGATGGGCCCGAGACCCGGTACGACGTTCATATCGTAATACATCAACTGAAGTAGGGGCGCAACCTTCCGCAGCCGCGGCGGCCGACCCCTCGCAACCCGCCTCGCGACGATTTGCGAGGGGTTGGCGCTATATTGGAAGTAGTTTCTGATGATCATCCTTGTTCCGAGGCGACCTGAGGCAATGCCGGGCTGGCGCACGGACACGGTGTCAACAAAGGGAAGGCGAGACATGTCGGCGATTCTCGAAGGCAAGCCCAAAAAGCGACTGGCGTTGGTGACGGGCCGGGCGTATCCGGAACAGGCCGAGGCCACGGCGGAGTGCCTGGGCACCGTGCCGCTGAAGACCACGGCCTACGACTTCGCGAACGGCGAGATGTATGTGCGCTATACCGAACCGGTGCGCGGCGCGGACGTCTTCGTCCTGCAATCGCACACCGACCCCATCAACAAGTGGATCATGGAGCAGCTCTTGATGATTGACGCGCTGAAGCGCGCCTCCGCCCGTTCCATCACCGTCGTGGCCCCGTTCCTCGGCTATTCACGCCAGGACAAGAAGGGCCTGGGCCGCGAGCCCATCACCGCCCGGCTGATGTTCGACCTCTTCCAGACGGCCGGCGCCGACCGCATCATGACCGTCGACCTGCACGCTTCGCAGGAGCAGGGCTTCTTCGATGGCCCTGTCGACCACCTGACCGCGATGCCGGTGCTGCTGGACTACGTGCGCAGCTCGATGCCGCTTCAGAACGCGACCATCGTCTCCCCTGACGCCGGTCGCATCAAGGTCTCCGAGCGGTGGGCGGCCAAGCTCGGCGGGCTGCCGCTGGCCTTCATCCACAAGACGCGCGACGTCACACGGCCCAACCACGCCGTGGCCCATGGCATCATCGGCGAGGTGCGCGATCGCGACTGCGTGGTCGTCGACGACATGATCGACACCGCCGGCACCATCTGCGAGGCCGTGCGCACCCTGCGCGAGGCCGGTGCGAAATCCGTGACGCTGGTCGCCACACACGGCCTGTTGTCCGGCCCGGCCATCGAACGGCTCAAAGACTGCGGCGCCCGCGAGATCGTCCTGATGGACACCGTCCCCGTCCCGGCGGAAAAGCGCCTACCGAACATGACCGTGCTCTCCATCGCCCCGCTGCTGGCCGCCGGCATCCGCTCGGTCTTCGAGTCCGGCTCGGTCTCCGGCCTCATGGAAGGCCTTCCCGACGACATGCATCCGCACAGCATCTACGCGTGAGCAAAAAGCCTCATATCCGTATTCAATAAACATATTCAATAAACAACGGGCGGGTGCGACTTCACTTTTCGAAGTCACACCCGCCCGTTTGATAATGGCCGTAACGCCGGCCACGCGATTCCGGTCCAGCCGATGTTCAATGACCGGCGGAACCCGGAATCATTGCGTTTGGAAACGTTCCTGGATCTGCTCGGCCGTGCCGTACGAAGCCTGCGCGCCGACACCGGTGGCGGCATATCCGGAGACGTAGGATCCCAATCGCGCGCAATCCACCAGTTCCAGGCCTACGGAGAGACCAGCGAGCAACGTGCCCATGAAGGCATCGCCGCAGCCGGTGGTGTCCACCGCATCGATGGTCACGGCGTCGACCTGCGTGGCATGGCCCTGATCAAGCACCATGCAGCCATCGGCCCCCAGCGTCACCACGGCCCTTTCGAAGCCGAACCGCTGCATCTGCCGCGCGACCTCAGACCAATCGATGCCCAGCCAATCGTCGTTGTCGGGCTCGTCGATATGCAGCAATTGCGCCATCTCATGCTCGTTGACGAGAAGGATGTCGGCGTGCTTGATGAGCTCGTCGGGCAAATGGTCGACGAACGGCGAATCGTTGAGCAAGACCTGCATACCGGCTTCGTGGCAAATCCTGGCGCACTCGCAGACCGTCTTCATCGGGCTTTCCAGACACAGTCCGAGCACCGGCGCCGAGGTGAGCTCTTTCTGGGATTCATGGACATATTCGACGGACACCTTGGCATTGGAGCCCGCGGAATAGACGATGGTGTTCTCACCATGCTCGTCGACGGTGATCACCGTCGTGCCGCTGGCACCGCTCAGATGCAGGACATGCGACACATCGACGCCGGCGTCCTGAAGATGGCCCAACAGGAATTTCGCGTTGGAATCGTCGCCGACGGCGCCAAACATATTGACATGCGCGCCAAGCCTGGCCGAGGCCGCGGCCTGGTTCGCTGACTTCCCTCCCGGGAGCAATTGCAAGGGACCGCCATTGATGGTCTCCCCGGGCTTGGGCAGCCTGGAGGCGACCACGGTGTAATCCGCGTTCATCGAGCCTATGACCGATATGCGCGCATTACCATCCCTGATGGCGTCAAGCAGCGGCAAGGCACCGCGCTCGGAGACATGGGCTCGTTGTCCATCCCGACTTTCAAGCATGATGGCAACCTTTCTTCAGTCGAATACCTATTGTCTAAAACGGTACACCACAACGGAAAATAACGTTGGAGAACGAGGTCGTCTCACCGGTGCGGATGACGAATTTCGCGTTCTTCACTTGGTCCTTCAAACCGTCGGGGCCATCGTGGGGCACGTAGGTCAGTGGGATGTCGAAACGATCCTTCACCCATTGCTCGGCAACGGTGCCCTTGGCCTCTTCGGCCATGGTCCCCGTCTCGAGGACGAGTTCCGGCTCGATGGCCTCAAGCACCTGCGTGAAGCGGGGGACGCCGAACACCAGGGCCAGATCGATCACCTCGACACCACGTTGCACCGGCAGCCCGGCATCCGAGACCACAAAGAGGTCCTTATGCCTCAAGCCGGCGAGTGCGGCGGAAAGTTGCGCATTCAATATTCCATGCGTCAACATAGTTATACTCCTTTAAGCATTGATTCTTGATCGATGCGTTCATTATAAAATTCGGCCCGTCACTTCGAAGGCAACGGGCCGAATCTCATTGTTTCAGTGCCGTGACCAGAAACCGTCACTCGAACTGGGAGACGTTGTCCTTGTTCACGGTCTTGACCGGGATGGCCTCTTTCTTCTGAACGCTTTGGCCCTTGACGAGCTTGGCGGCGGCGTCCACGGCCTTCTTGCCGAGGAGCTTCGGCTGCTGGGCGATGGTGCCCGCCAGCTTGCCGTCCTTCACGGCCTTGAGGCCGTCGGCGGTGCCATCGAAGCTGAAAACCTTGATGGACTGGCCGGCCTTGGCTCCAAGAGCCTGGACGGCGCCCAGCGCCATCTCGTCGTTCTCGGAGTAGATGCCGGTGACATTAGGATGGGACTGGACCAGGTTGGTGGTGACGTCAAGTCCCTGGGCGCGATCGAAGTTCGCGGTCTGCTCAGCGACGATCTTGATGTTCGGGAACTTCTTGATCTCGTCCTTGAAGCCCTTGCCGCGATCACGGGTGGAAGCAGCACCGGGGGTGCCTTGCAGGATCAGCACGTTGCCCTTCTCGCCAATCGCCTTGGCCAGGCCGTCGGCGGCTTGGGCGCCACCAGCGACGTTATCGGAAGCGATGTGGGAATTGACGTCCTTGCCGGTCACCGCACGGTCGACGGAGATGACGGGGAGCTTGGAGGAAAGCAGCGATGCCACAGCCGGGCCCGCGGCATCGGAGTCGACCGGGTTGATGATGACGGCCTTGGCGCCCTGCGACTGGGCGTTCTGGGCCTGGTTCTGCTGGGTCGAGGAATCGTTCTGGGCGTCGGAGACCTGAAGATCGATATTCATCTTCTTGGCTTCGGCCTGGGCGCCGTCACGCAGATCGACGAAGAACGGGTTGTTGAGCGTGGAGACCAGCAGGGCGACCTTGGTCTTGCCACCCGCGGCTCCTGAACCGCTGCCACCGCATGCGCTGGCTCCGGCCATCAACGTCGTGGCGCATACCACGGCGAGCGCGACGCGGACGCCTTTCTTGATCTTGTCGTTAATCATAATATTTCTTC
Proteins encoded:
- the rbsD gene encoding D-ribose pyranase → MLTHGILNAQLSAALAGLRHKDLFVVSDAGLPVQRGVEVIDLALVFGVPRFTQVLEAIEPELVLETGTMAEEAKGTVAEQWVKDRFDIPLTYVPHDGPDGLKDQVKNAKFVIRTGETTSFSNVIFRCGVPF
- a CDS encoding heme utilization protein encodes the protein MPNGQTPTPSPASGAPAPGTAIPMPQAQNPQPAPFQQPTGAIPQFGAIPSTTGNVPTGAIPTGTMPTGAMQTGTMQTGAAPTGTVPPGTTAAGNMPAGAAPNGGQPSQTQRLYKEIVTPSSLKAMGSSLGFGLGAALVLALANAGVLAAVSQGAMSSMMNNLGDFSELLDVKSSNFFHTVITMLVAGVAGSFSLKASALGVSTDDLGAKISMWLPMSLSGVALLIGAAFGAYFIAHRVGIRFKFTGIASAGVVGLATGLVYIALGALFPMSSSASMGIAKGEAALNGATVRTFIMAFVISAFGSLLGYALAQYASDSTNVFRAAWRWGHRLRGPARTFVEAFSIYAIAYTIIGLIALVVVSIYVKTPVAILLVPVVMPYLQFILLDFSSFGGIATSGSDNAVSITFGSLFSAKPWVFILAAVIFILITFYIALRASARASQDKFYAKWEHTWKAPVGMFALWLLVTFVLANMGMSASSDSGSLAIVSWFPLVAAAWAFVIEAVAMTFGPALLVSMPGLWQFVRGGCVEATPQSINAYVDACGARFKHLGEDETDGTAAAPNPVSSNMAATASESMVSGTSTSAVPMPGQTAPGAVQPFPEPNQAGGNAQAFATGPIPNGPAYYPSENLSAATSAAPGNAVSLEDFSVAPPVATGAGTDTKAMDAKQKRIVIICAAIVGACVLLGIAYSVLSSTIFSPKTVVNQYTSAIAAGDFDRANTIADPQTNGAKAKLLTNKAAKHGSTISNARVTSTKRNSDGSTSVGIAYTLSGKTHNETLTVVSKSRKMLIFDNWAITTPLVTNLRIAAPDAVGSLNINGISVSGENSSGNGGASKNSGKTYDFKAYPGIYTVKAAASDYMTSNTLTLQPDSLDSNSDNSGADAVINVKPTDKLEDAVNEAVKRKIDDCASSTDADPDGCPFGESYYESNSSYSDFSWSVNSYPKVDDVNMENSSFSTESNEGEMKLYYKYRFFDDDDWESENTNCEISEITGTFTITNNKVKVSFDDDD
- a CDS encoding ribokinase, with protein sequence MLESRDGQRAHVSERGALPLLDAIRDGNARISVIGSMNADYTVVASRLPKPGETINGGPLQLLPGGKSANQAAASARLGAHVNMFGAVGDDSNAKFLLGHLQDAGVDVSHVLHLSGASGTTVITVDEHGENTIVYSAGSNAKVSVEYVHESQKELTSAPVLGLCLESPMKTVCECARICHEAGMQVLLNDSPFVDHLPDELIKHADILLVNEHEMAQLLHIDEPDNDDWLGIDWSEVARQMQRFGFERAVVTLGADGCMVLDQGHATQVDAVTIDAVDTTGCGDAFMGTLLAGLSVGLELVDCARLGSYVSGYAATGVGAQASYGTAEQIQERFQTQ
- a CDS encoding D-ribose ABC transporter substrate-binding protein translates to MINDKIKKGVRVALAVVCATTLMAGASACGGSGSGAAGGKTKVALLVSTLNNPFFVDLRDGAQAEAKKMNIDLQVSDAQNDSSTQQNQAQNAQSQGAKAVIINPVDSDAAGPAVASLLSSKLPVISVDRAVTGKDVNSHIASDNVAGGAQAADGLAKAIGEKGNVLILQGTPGAASTRDRGKGFKDEIKKFPNIKIVAEQTANFDRAQGLDVTTNLVQSHPNVTGIYSENDEMALGAVQALGAKAGQSIKVFSFDGTADGLKAVKDGKLAGTIAQQPKLLGKKAVDAAAKLVKGQSVQKKEAIPVKTVNKDNVSQFE
- a CDS encoding ribose-phosphate diphosphokinase, which codes for MSAILEGKPKKRLALVTGRAYPEQAEATAECLGTVPLKTTAYDFANGEMYVRYTEPVRGADVFVLQSHTDPINKWIMEQLLMIDALKRASARSITVVAPFLGYSRQDKKGLGREPITARLMFDLFQTAGADRIMTVDLHASQEQGFFDGPVDHLTAMPVLLDYVRSSMPLQNATIVSPDAGRIKVSERWAAKLGGLPLAFIHKTRDVTRPNHAVAHGIIGEVRDRDCVVVDDMIDTAGTICEAVRTLREAGAKSVTLVATHGLLSGPAIERLKDCGAREIVLMDTVPVPAEKRLPNMTVLSIAPLLAAGIRSVFESGSVSGLMEGLPDDMHPHSIYA